From a single Hugenholtzia roseola DSM 9546 genomic region:
- a CDS encoding Rpn family recombination-promoting nuclease/putative transposase has protein sequence HFKFLQMPLFNKKENELKTKFDKWCYFLKNLESFDHIPNILNEPIFQKAFETAELAGLSAEQRAIYEENLIQYWGMKSAIETAMETAVEENKIEIAKKLIKRNLTNEEIAEDTGLTVEQIEALRSKTE, from the coding sequence CATTTTAAGTTTTTGCAAATGCCTTTGTTTAACAAAAAAGAAAATGAATTAAAAACTAAGTTTGACAAGTGGTGTTATTTTTTAAAAAATTTAGAAAGTTTTGACCATATTCCTAATATTCTCAACGAGCCTATTTTTCAAAAGGCTTTCGAAACTGCGGAATTAGCAGGTTTAAGTGCAGAACAGCGTGCAATTTATGAAGAAAACCTCATTCAATATTGGGGCATGAAAAGTGCTATTGAGACAGCCATGGAAACGGCAGTAGAAGAAAATAAGATTGAAATTGCAAAAAAACTCATTAAGCGTAATTTGACAAACGAGGAAATTGCAGAGGATACGGGATTAACAGTTGAACAAATAGAAGCACTACGTAGCAAAACAGAGTGA